Proteins encoded within one genomic window of Gloeobacter kilaueensis JS1:
- a CDS encoding TonB-dependent receptor, whose amino-acid sequence MKLYPLDWQTKLVVTVLAGTLSLAATAQASPNAKLAKLPTARFGSEGARSLLEQASVSAADLAVRPEAWNWTQPATVPRLAQGAAPAATPQTAAEPAEPAEEEGNVLDEVNVTATRRPTRARDTTATTYSIKKEDFQKQGATTVTDALVLVPGFVGQPSLGGIRNSGGNFLRGFDDQRFQVLKDGLPLQRPSNNRSDVSVIQVADLERIEVVTGGATLRYGSGAVGGVINLITETPKGPPKLTLEYQAGSYGFSRYLAKYGGGDDTFSYNLIYTGQVAFNNYPFSFTLPNSAQFYGPNDVVTGSTDPNVPDGTSLFGYLKPDVGPPIKVQGTADVAFSAIDTYTGKLVFKPDPTNKITLRLTQQNNRNSGNGPGAYAFGTCFGGVALPGTNGTIGNFGGPRFVPLDTAGRELQCTQQRYVVNTPTNLVALPYSYNTTLSGQPIPPGRADLAERTIGTIDGFQINDQSQFEAAVQWDYDITPTTSLNSFIYFYRFASNGFYQPSVYGGINTNFPLFGLGPVPSIRTADLFGDIAQPYTEGDKFVAESVLNTRFSPGGNLQVGLNITEDRSYQQKGGGTTFFDRTITRSSIFAIADISFSEELKANFGARYTYSTQFGSVGTPAVGVRYTPNNFISFRSNYSYVFNAPSLSDLFVSGQVFRPNPGLRPESGVTWDVGFDLTPAQNIGVRFTYFNTYLDGAIGTLVFRNPDTTSPIIFLQQQNNLDSRYASGIELQADWQATPQFSFRAVWSNYDVRQYGQIDNINNPAYPFFYGYQDPNIPFNQVVLTATYANKGFTATLLGRYDGGKRRTGALDFVPAWFTLDLNVELPITPFLTITGNVFNLTDTQYEYVSGVPAPGTTFRVGGRLEFGG is encoded by the coding sequence GTGAAACTCTATCCACTTGATTGGCAGACAAAGCTCGTCGTCACTGTCCTGGCAGGGACGCTCTCGCTCGCCGCAACCGCCCAGGCAAGCCCAAATGCGAAGCTGGCAAAATTGCCCACGGCCCGCTTCGGGAGCGAGGGTGCAAGAAGCCTCCTAGAACAGGCGAGTGTCTCTGCCGCCGACCTGGCAGTGCGTCCGGAAGCCTGGAACTGGACCCAACCGGCAACGGTGCCGCGCCTTGCCCAAGGGGCGGCTCCGGCAGCCACGCCCCAGACCGCAGCCGAACCGGCGGAACCCGCCGAAGAAGAAGGCAACGTCCTCGACGAGGTCAACGTCACCGCTACCCGCCGCCCCACCCGCGCCCGCGACACGACAGCGACCACCTACTCGATCAAAAAAGAAGATTTTCAAAAGCAGGGAGCGACCACGGTCACAGACGCGCTGGTGCTGGTGCCGGGCTTTGTCGGTCAGCCCTCGCTGGGCGGTATTCGCAACTCCGGCGGCAACTTTTTGCGCGGCTTCGACGATCAGCGCTTTCAGGTGCTCAAAGATGGCCTGCCCCTGCAGCGGCCTTCCAACAACCGCTCCGATGTCTCGGTGATCCAGGTCGCAGACCTCGAGCGCATCGAGGTCGTAACCGGTGGGGCGACGCTGCGCTACGGTTCTGGGGCAGTGGGCGGTGTCATCAACCTCATCACCGAGACGCCCAAGGGGCCACCCAAGCTCACCCTCGAATACCAGGCGGGCAGTTACGGTTTCTCGCGCTACCTGGCCAAGTACGGCGGGGGCGACGACACCTTCAGCTACAACTTGATCTACACCGGCCAGGTCGCCTTCAACAACTATCCCTTTAGCTTCACCCTGCCCAATTCGGCCCAGTTCTATGGCCCCAACGATGTCGTCACCGGCTCCACCGATCCGAACGTTCCGGACGGCACCTCGCTTTTTGGCTATCTCAAGCCCGATGTCGGCCCGCCCATCAAAGTCCAGGGCACAGCCGATGTCGCCTTCTCGGCGATCGATACCTACACGGGCAAGCTCGTCTTCAAGCCCGATCCGACCAACAAGATCACCCTCCGCCTCACCCAGCAGAACAACCGCAACTCCGGCAACGGTCCGGGAGCCTACGCCTTTGGCACCTGTTTTGGCGGCGTTGCCCTACCGGGAACCAACGGCACGATCGGCAACTTCGGCGGTCCGCGCTTCGTGCCCCTCGATACCGCCGGTCGCGAGTTGCAATGCACCCAGCAGCGCTACGTGGTCAACACGCCGACGAACCTGGTGGCGCTGCCCTACAGCTACAACACGACCCTGAGCGGCCAACCGATTCCGCCGGGCCGCGCCGATCTAGCAGAGCGGACGATCGGTACGATCGACGGCTTTCAGATCAACGACCAGAGCCAGTTCGAGGCGGCGGTCCAGTGGGACTACGACATCACCCCCACCACCAGCCTCAACAGCTTCATCTACTTCTACCGCTTTGCCAGCAACGGCTTCTACCAGCCGTCGGTCTACGGCGGCATCAACACCAACTTTCCGCTGTTCGGTCTGGGGCCGGTGCCCTCGATTCGGACCGCCGATCTGTTCGGCGACATTGCCCAGCCCTACACCGAAGGCGACAAGTTCGTCGCCGAGAGCGTGCTCAACACGCGCTTTTCGCCGGGGGGCAACCTGCAGGTGGGGCTGAATATCACCGAGGACCGCTCCTACCAGCAGAAGGGAGGAGGAACGACCTTTTTTGACAGGACGATCACCCGCAGCTCTATCTTTGCGATCGCCGACATCAGCTTCAGCGAAGAGTTGAAGGCAAATTTTGGAGCCCGCTACACCTACTCGACCCAGTTTGGCTCAGTCGGGACACCGGCGGTCGGTGTGCGCTACACGCCAAACAACTTCATCTCCTTTCGCAGCAACTACTCCTACGTCTTCAACGCGCCCAGTCTGTCGGATCTGTTCGTCTCAGGCCAGGTCTTCAGACCGAATCCGGGCCTCAGACCAGAATCCGGCGTGACCTGGGACGTGGGCTTCGACCTGACCCCGGCCCAGAATATCGGCGTGCGCTTCACCTACTTCAACACCTACCTGGACGGAGCAATCGGCACCCTGGTCTTCCGCAACCCGGATACCACTTCGCCCATCATCTTCCTGCAGCAGCAGAACAACCTCGACAGCCGCTACGCCTCGGGAATCGAGCTGCAGGCGGACTGGCAGGCGACGCCCCAGTTTTCTTTCCGGGCGGTCTGGTCCAACTACGACGTGCGCCAGTACGGCCAGATCGATAACATCAACAACCCCGCCTACCCCTTCTTCTACGGCTATCAAGATCCGAACATTCCCTTCAACCAGGTGGTCCTCACGGCGACCTACGCCAACAAGGGCTTTACAGCCACGTTGCTGGGCCGCTATGACGGTGGCAAGCGGCGCACCGGGGCGCTCGACTTTGTACCGGCCTGGTTCACCCTGGATCTGAACGTCGAGCTTCCGATCACGCCGTTTTTGACGATTACGGGCAATGTCTTCAACCTCACCGATACCCAGTACGAGTACGTGAGCGGTGTACCGGCACCGGGAACGACGTTTCGGGTGGGGGGGCGATTAGAGTTTGGGGGCTGA